The following coding sequences are from one Gossypium hirsutum isolate 1008001.06 chromosome A12, Gossypium_hirsutum_v2.1, whole genome shotgun sequence window:
- the LOC107886073 gene encoding WAT1-related protein At5g47470 isoform X1 has protein sequence MVVYLKRDVIEDVVIIGGLIGVQFVNAGNSVLLGYLMSLGLSPFTIVICFTLATFISLSPFAFYFERSLWPNRLTLKLIIQLVFISFGGVTLFQFLYLKGINLTSPAVATAMPNLAPGLIFIIAWVFRVEKVVLTYLYSKIKIVGTFVCVAGAVTMSIMQSTDSSGDAMMDHPAVDNDIFDKNKIIGCMYLMAAVLVLSSSVVLQAATLGDFPAPMSLCAITSFIGLVITSIVQLFKNHGAEWGWPLVSVLDLVGYSLLGGAVSGACVSFNGWAMKKRGPVLVSMFCPIGTVITVVLSFITLGQTISLGSLAGMFLMFIGLYFVLWAKGKEIYSVGDGFGSEFDPEKPLLS, from the exons ATGGTGGTGTACCTGAAAAGAGATGTGATTGAAGATGTGGTAATAATAGGAGGATTGATAGGAGTGCAATTTGTTAATGCAGGGAACTCGGTTTTACTTGGTTATCTCATGTCCCTTGGCCTTAGCCCTTTCACCATTGTTATTTGCTTCACCCTTGCCACCTTCATTAGTCTCTCTCcttttgctttttattttgaaag GAGCCTATGGCCCAACCGTCTAACACTGAAATTGATAATTCAGCTTGTTTTTATCTCCTTTGGAGG GGTGACCTTGTTCCAATTCCTCTACCTCAAAGGGATTAATCTAACTTCACCAGCAGTGGCAACAGCCATGCCAAACCTTGCTCCTGGGCTTATCTTTATAATTGCTTGGGTTTTCAG GGTAGAAAAAGTTGTTCTAACATATCTATACAGTAAAATAAAGATTGTAGGCACGTTCGTGTGTGTCGCAGGAGCCGTTACAATGAGTATAATGCAGAGTACTGACTCGTCAGGAGATGCAATGATGGATCACCCGGCAGTTGATAACGATATTTTCGACAAAAATAAGATCATCGGTTGCATGTACCTCATGGCAGCAGTCCTAGTTCTATCAAGCAGTGTTGTATTGCAG GCGGCAACTTTGGGTGATTTTCCGGCTCCGATGTCCTTATGTGCAATAACATCGTTTATTGGACTGGTTATAACTTCAATAGTGCAGTTGTTCAAAAATCATGGTGCCGAATGGGGTTGGCCCCTTGTCAGTGTTTTGGACCTAGTTGGCTATTCTCTACTG GGAGGTGCTGTGAGCGGAGCATGTGTAAGCTTCAATGGATGGGCAATGAAGAAAAGGGGACCAGTGCTTGTCTCAATGTTTTGCCCCATTGGAACAGTCATTACAGTAGTTCTCTCCTTTATTACTTTAGGCCAGACCATTTCGTTAGGAAg CCTTGCCGGAATGTTCCTCATGTTCATCGGTCTCTACTTCGTCTTATGGGCTAAAGGAAAAGAAATTTACTCAGTCGGGGATGGCTTTGGAAGCGAGTTCGATCCAGAGAAGCCTCTGCTAAGCTAA
- the LOC107886073 gene encoding WAT1-related protein At5g47470 isoform X3, giving the protein MSLGLSPFTIVICFTLATFISLSPFAFYFERSLWPNRLTLKLIIQLVFISFGGVTLFQFLYLKGINLTSPAVATAMPNLAPGLIFIIAWVFRVEKVVLTYLYSKIKIVGTFVCVAGAVTMSIMQSTDSSGDAMMDHPAVDNDIFDKNKIIGCMYLMAAVLVLSSSVVLQAATLGDFPAPMSLCAITSFIGLVITSIVQLFKNHGAEWGWPLVSVLDLVGYSLLGGAVSGACVSFNGWAMKKRGPVLVSMFCPIGTVITVVLSFITLGQTISLGSLAGMFLMFIGLYFVLWAKGKEIYSVGDGFGSEFDPEKPLLS; this is encoded by the exons ATGTCCCTTGGCCTTAGCCCTTTCACCATTGTTATTTGCTTCACCCTTGCCACCTTCATTAGTCTCTCTCcttttgctttttattttgaaag GAGCCTATGGCCCAACCGTCTAACACTGAAATTGATAATTCAGCTTGTTTTTATCTCCTTTGGAGG GGTGACCTTGTTCCAATTCCTCTACCTCAAAGGGATTAATCTAACTTCACCAGCAGTGGCAACAGCCATGCCAAACCTTGCTCCTGGGCTTATCTTTATAATTGCTTGGGTTTTCAG GGTAGAAAAAGTTGTTCTAACATATCTATACAGTAAAATAAAGATTGTAGGCACGTTCGTGTGTGTCGCAGGAGCCGTTACAATGAGTATAATGCAGAGTACTGACTCGTCAGGAGATGCAATGATGGATCACCCGGCAGTTGATAACGATATTTTCGACAAAAATAAGATCATCGGTTGCATGTACCTCATGGCAGCAGTCCTAGTTCTATCAAGCAGTGTTGTATTGCAG GCGGCAACTTTGGGTGATTTTCCGGCTCCGATGTCCTTATGTGCAATAACATCGTTTATTGGACTGGTTATAACTTCAATAGTGCAGTTGTTCAAAAATCATGGTGCCGAATGGGGTTGGCCCCTTGTCAGTGTTTTGGACCTAGTTGGCTATTCTCTACTG GGAGGTGCTGTGAGCGGAGCATGTGTAAGCTTCAATGGATGGGCAATGAAGAAAAGGGGACCAGTGCTTGTCTCAATGTTTTGCCCCATTGGAACAGTCATTACAGTAGTTCTCTCCTTTATTACTTTAGGCCAGACCATTTCGTTAGGAAg CCTTGCCGGAATGTTCCTCATGTTCATCGGTCTCTACTTCGTCTTATGGGCTAAAGGAAAAGAAATTTACTCAGTCGGGGATGGCTTTGGAAGCGAGTTCGATCCAGAGAAGCCTCTGCTAAGCTAA
- the LOC107886073 gene encoding WAT1-related protein At5g47470 isoform X2 — MVVYLKRDVIEDVVIIGGLIGVQFVNAGNSVLLGYLMSLGLSPFTIVICFTLATFISLSPFAFYFERSLWPNRLTLKLIIQLVFISFGGVTLFQFLYLKGINLTSPAVATAMPNLAPGLIFIIAWVFSKIKIVGTFVCVAGAVTMSIMQSTDSSGDAMMDHPAVDNDIFDKNKIIGCMYLMAAVLVLSSSVVLQAATLGDFPAPMSLCAITSFIGLVITSIVQLFKNHGAEWGWPLVSVLDLVGYSLLGGAVSGACVSFNGWAMKKRGPVLVSMFCPIGTVITVVLSFITLGQTISLGSLAGMFLMFIGLYFVLWAKGKEIYSVGDGFGSEFDPEKPLLS, encoded by the exons ATGGTGGTGTACCTGAAAAGAGATGTGATTGAAGATGTGGTAATAATAGGAGGATTGATAGGAGTGCAATTTGTTAATGCAGGGAACTCGGTTTTACTTGGTTATCTCATGTCCCTTGGCCTTAGCCCTTTCACCATTGTTATTTGCTTCACCCTTGCCACCTTCATTAGTCTCTCTCcttttgctttttattttgaaag GAGCCTATGGCCCAACCGTCTAACACTGAAATTGATAATTCAGCTTGTTTTTATCTCCTTTGGAGG GGTGACCTTGTTCCAATTCCTCTACCTCAAAGGGATTAATCTAACTTCACCAGCAGTGGCAACAGCCATGCCAAACCTTGCTCCTGGGCTTATCTTTATAATTGCTTGGGTTTTCAG TAAAATAAAGATTGTAGGCACGTTCGTGTGTGTCGCAGGAGCCGTTACAATGAGTATAATGCAGAGTACTGACTCGTCAGGAGATGCAATGATGGATCACCCGGCAGTTGATAACGATATTTTCGACAAAAATAAGATCATCGGTTGCATGTACCTCATGGCAGCAGTCCTAGTTCTATCAAGCAGTGTTGTATTGCAG GCGGCAACTTTGGGTGATTTTCCGGCTCCGATGTCCTTATGTGCAATAACATCGTTTATTGGACTGGTTATAACTTCAATAGTGCAGTTGTTCAAAAATCATGGTGCCGAATGGGGTTGGCCCCTTGTCAGTGTTTTGGACCTAGTTGGCTATTCTCTACTG GGAGGTGCTGTGAGCGGAGCATGTGTAAGCTTCAATGGATGGGCAATGAAGAAAAGGGGACCAGTGCTTGTCTCAATGTTTTGCCCCATTGGAACAGTCATTACAGTAGTTCTCTCCTTTATTACTTTAGGCCAGACCATTTCGTTAGGAAg CCTTGCCGGAATGTTCCTCATGTTCATCGGTCTCTACTTCGTCTTATGGGCTAAAGGAAAAGAAATTTACTCAGTCGGGGATGGCTTTGGAAGCGAGTTCGATCCAGAGAAGCCTCTGCTAAGCTAA